The following proteins come from a genomic window of Rhodohalobacter sp. 614A:
- a CDS encoding Nif3-like dinuclear metal center hexameric protein, with protein sequence MSHITNFIHQWAPPGIKMSYDNVGLLLGDPNAPVSKILVCLDVTEPVVDEAIDKNCELIVSHHPLIFNKISSINPTNEEGRIIYKMIRNNIALLTAHTNLDAALDGVSFVLANNLGLDNLQFLDKSYNISRKISLTTDYDDTEAVLKLLNYYSAEEAHFYEVDGRKDGQKNFEAIIDEHYVSQLRNALEKEGLLKKGSFQVMEMSTPTNNFGMGVLGFYPDDGIAMKEFLHLVCRALDVPSLRYSGRAERIKKVAVCGGAGVSLKRRALKAGADAFVTADIKYHDYFIEKPNFLLVDAGHYESEFPVVEAIRKELAEAFENVEVESTENVTNPMEIYVTEFENKNI encoded by the coding sequence GTGAGTCATATAACAAACTTTATACACCAATGGGCTCCCCCGGGTATAAAGATGAGTTATGATAATGTTGGGCTTCTGCTCGGCGACCCCAACGCACCGGTTTCCAAAATCTTAGTCTGCCTCGATGTAACTGAGCCTGTTGTTGATGAAGCCATCGACAAAAACTGTGAGCTCATTGTTTCTCATCATCCACTCATTTTCAACAAGATTTCCAGTATCAATCCTACCAATGAGGAAGGACGAATCATTTACAAAATGATTCGCAATAATATTGCCCTCCTGACCGCCCATACCAACTTAGATGCTGCCCTGGACGGAGTTTCTTTTGTGCTGGCAAATAATCTCGGTCTCGACAATCTCCAGTTTCTGGACAAAAGCTATAATATCAGCCGCAAAATATCTTTAACGACTGATTATGATGATACCGAAGCGGTTCTGAAACTTTTGAACTATTACTCAGCTGAAGAAGCTCATTTTTATGAAGTGGATGGCAGAAAAGACGGGCAAAAGAATTTCGAGGCCATTATTGACGAACACTACGTTTCCCAGTTAAGAAACGCTCTGGAAAAAGAAGGCCTGTTGAAAAAAGGAAGTTTCCAGGTGATGGAGATGTCCACGCCCACTAACAATTTTGGAATGGGGGTTCTCGGGTTTTATCCGGATGATGGTATTGCAATGAAAGAGTTTCTTCATCTTGTTTGCCGTGCGTTAGATGTACCCTCACTGCGGTATTCGGGCAGAGCAGAGCGAATTAAGAAAGTAGCGGTTTGCGGCGGTGCCGGTGTGAGCCTGAAGAGAAGAGCCCTTAAAGCCGGAGCGGATGCGTTCGTTACCGCAGATATTAAATACCACGACTACTTTATTGAAAAACCAAATTTTTTACTCGTAGACGCGGGGCATTACGAAAGTGAATTTCCAGTAGTTGAAGCCATCCGAAAAGAGCTGGCGGAAGCATTTGAAAACGTAGAAGTAGAGTCTACCGAAAACGTAACCAACCCAATGGAGATTTACGTCACTGAATTTGAAAATAAAAACATCTAA
- a CDS encoding zinc ribbon domain-containing protein: MQEVLQQLANLQYIDSRIDEIRQLRGDLPEEVLDIETNINRHEAKINQLEEEAAELTAEKKKLELEIESSLEKTKKYEEQQLTVRNNREYDALTKEIEAQKQFVENSTSRIEEIEKRQEELEEELAENKEELEKTEELHREKKENLDEVIESTKAEEDKLLDKRDELEEELDSRYVRSYNRLRNGLANGIAVVAMEKGAALGMALPPQTQVEVRRKNKVIIDENSGRIVIDPSFFDEAKKQLKI; the protein is encoded by the coding sequence ATGCAAGAGGTACTCCAACAACTCGCAAATCTTCAATATATCGACAGCCGAATCGACGAAATCCGGCAGCTAAGGGGAGATTTACCCGAAGAGGTTCTTGATATTGAAACCAACATTAACCGGCACGAAGCTAAGATCAATCAGCTCGAAGAAGAAGCTGCTGAATTGACAGCCGAAAAGAAAAAGCTTGAGCTTGAAATTGAATCTTCTCTTGAAAAAACCAAGAAGTATGAAGAGCAGCAATTAACCGTTCGTAACAATCGTGAGTACGATGCCCTTACGAAAGAGATTGAAGCTCAAAAACAGTTCGTGGAAAATTCTACTTCAAGAATAGAGGAAATTGAAAAACGCCAGGAAGAGCTTGAAGAAGAATTAGCCGAGAACAAAGAAGAGCTGGAAAAAACGGAAGAGCTTCACAGAGAGAAAAAAGAAAATCTCGATGAAGTAATCGAGAGTACAAAAGCTGAAGAAGATAAACTTCTCGATAAACGCGATGAACTCGAAGAGGAACTCGACAGCAGATATGTTCGCAGTTATAACAGGCTTCGCAACGGACTTGCGAATGGAATTGCAGTCGTAGCGATGGAAAAAGGTGCAGCTTTGGGAATGGCATTGCCGCCGCAAACACAGGTGGAAGTTCGCCGTAAGAACAAAGTTATCATCGATGAAAACAGCGGCCGTATTGTAATTGATCCGTCGTTCTTTGATGAAGCCAAAAAACAGCTCAAAATTTAA
- a CDS encoding DUF4168 domain-containing protein: protein MKLFKPVAVTLVFTLFAAGSLFAQVQQQPPQQPELPTSEDVSDEEITQLGDAVEALEPIQVETQEKIKSAVEEEDITFERFQQMMMAMQNPQMAQQVNITAEEKSKIQTLQPTLMQIQTEARQQMSAKIEENGLTMQRYQQIIMGAQQDPELMARVETELGLEQEGGPEGDGEG, encoded by the coding sequence ATGAAATTATTTAAACCCGTAGCAGTTACGCTTGTATTTACACTTTTTGCAGCCGGATCTTTGTTTGCTCAGGTTCAACAGCAACCGCCTCAACAACCTGAGTTGCCTACTTCGGAGGATGTAAGTGATGAAGAAATTACGCAATTGGGAGATGCAGTAGAAGCTCTCGAACCTATTCAGGTTGAAACTCAAGAGAAAATTAAATCAGCGGTCGAAGAAGAGGACATTACTTTTGAACGCTTTCAGCAGATGATGATGGCAATGCAGAATCCACAGATGGCCCAGCAGGTTAATATTACTGCTGAAGAAAAATCCAAGATTCAGACTCTTCAGCCAACGTTGATGCAGATCCAGACGGAAGCGCGTCAGCAAATGAGTGCTAAAATTGAGGAAAATGGTCTTACCATGCAGCGATACCAACAAATTATCATGGGTGCGCAACAAGACCCTGAGTTGATGGCCCGCGTGGAAACTGAACTTGGTTTGGAACAGGAAGGCGGACCTGAAGGAGATGGCGAAGGATAA